One stretch of Bradyrhizobium canariense DNA includes these proteins:
- a CDS encoding tyrosine-type recombinase/integrase, protein MDAVRAAIDEFLQFCTNERRLSHHTLQAYSADLSDFRKWLRADVAMADVAEGTLKEYLAELVGKRKLTTATVRRRFACLRVFFRHATDAQKTPDPFAKWKPKLLRRKRLPRTLSRGEVSSLLSSFRVKSGLNHNRVEGYLPTTVRLMVCTGVRVGELCKIRIEDVSPDGSTLRIQGKGSRDRVAYIADPALRTELYGLVKSRRKEGGSSVALFLNRRGLPIKPQSIRSKLRRYAELEAGLGRRITPHMLRHTAATLLIETGVDIRFVQRMLGHSSIATTEIYTHVSDEALRLTLERADVLARLT, encoded by the coding sequence ATGGATGCAGTGCGTGCGGCAATAGACGAATTCTTGCAGTTTTGTACCAATGAGCGCCGACTCTCTCACCACACCTTACAGGCGTACTCGGCAGACTTGTCCGATTTCCGCAAATGGCTGCGGGCGGACGTCGCTATGGCAGATGTCGCTGAAGGCACGTTAAAAGAATATCTTGCTGAACTGGTCGGTAAACGAAAGCTTACCACTGCAACTGTACGTCGCCGTTTCGCGTGCCTTCGAGTGTTCTTTCGGCATGCGACCGATGCTCAGAAAACTCCAGACCCGTTCGCTAAGTGGAAGCCAAAGCTTTTGCGGCGAAAGCGGTTGCCGAGGACACTATCGCGAGGAGAAGTCTCGTCGCTGTTGTCGTCCTTCAGAGTCAAATCGGGGCTTAACCACAACCGCGTGGAAGGTTATCTTCCGACTACTGTGCGTCTCATGGTTTGCACGGGCGTGCGGGTCGGCGAGCTATGCAAGATACGGATTGAAGACGTTTCGCCGGACGGCTCGACGCTCAGAATTCAAGGAAAAGGGTCCCGGGACCGTGTTGCTTATATAGCTGATCCTGCATTAAGGACTGAGCTATACGGCCTTGTTAAAAGCCGAAGAAAGGAGGGGGGCTCCTCTGTGGCTCTGTTCTTGAATCGTCGCGGTCTACCGATCAAACCTCAATCGATACGGTCTAAGCTTCGGCGATATGCTGAACTAGAAGCCGGACTTGGGCGGCGGATCACGCCGCACATGCTTCGGCATACGGCTGCGACTCTATTGATCGAGACGGGCGTCGATATCCGCTTTGTTCAGCGAATGCTGGGACATTCCAGCATTGCTACCACCGAAATCTATACCCACGTATCAGACGAAGCTCTGAGATTAACCCTCGAGCGGGCTGACGTCCTGGCGCGGCTGACTTAA
- a CDS encoding amidohydrolase family protein: protein MTTRRNFLKGAAATGIAFCSCGMLDAARAQPGTARLPVKVDGKRVRTIDVHAHCYFHEAIDLMGDEASKVLPPVKGVPEHFIVIEQRLKEMDAMAIDMEILSINPFWYGKDRDTVEAIVNLQNEKLAELCASRPDRFGAFASLALQFPDLAVHQLENAVKKQGLLGAAIGGSVAGTDFSDTKFHPVWAKAEELGAVLFIHPQSTPQLASRFKGNGWLSNTIGNPLDTTIALQHLIFEGTLDRFPGLKILAAHGGGYLGSYAERSDHACFVSPQNCDSNITLKKKPSEYLNQLYFDAMVFTPEGLRHLAAQVGASQIMLGTDHPIPWEQHPVDHVFATTSLTDKQKVAILGGNATRVFDLKET from the coding sequence ATGACCACCCGAAGAAATTTCTTGAAGGGCGCGGCTGCGACCGGAATTGCGTTTTGCAGTTGCGGCATGCTGGATGCCGCCCGCGCTCAACCGGGGACGGCACGCCTTCCGGTCAAGGTCGACGGCAAGCGCGTTAGGACCATCGACGTTCACGCTCATTGCTATTTCCATGAAGCCATTGATCTGATGGGCGATGAGGCCAGCAAGGTTTTGCCGCCGGTCAAAGGAGTTCCCGAGCACTTCATTGTCATCGAGCAGCGTCTCAAAGAGATGGACGCGATGGCGATCGATATGGAGATTCTGTCGATCAATCCTTTTTGGTACGGCAAGGATCGCGATACGGTCGAGGCGATCGTCAATCTACAGAACGAGAAGCTGGCTGAACTATGTGCATCGCGTCCGGACCGGTTCGGGGCCTTCGCGTCGCTGGCGCTGCAATTTCCCGATCTCGCGGTTCATCAGCTTGAGAACGCGGTCAAGAAGCAGGGATTGCTTGGCGCGGCCATCGGCGGCAGCGTGGCCGGGACCGACTTCTCCGATACAAAATTTCACCCTGTATGGGCCAAGGCCGAAGAACTCGGCGCGGTTCTCTTCATCCATCCGCAAAGCACGCCGCAACTCGCGTCACGCTTCAAAGGTAACGGCTGGCTGTCGAATACGATCGGCAATCCGCTCGACACCACGATCGCTCTGCAACATCTGATCTTCGAAGGAACGCTGGACCGCTTCCCCGGCCTGAAAATCCTCGCGGCACATGGAGGCGGGTATCTCGGTTCCTACGCTGAGCGTAGCGACCATGCCTGTTTCGTGTCGCCGCAAAATTGCGATTCAAACATCACGCTGAAAAAGAAGCCTTCCGAATATCTGAATCAGCTCTATTTCGACGCCATGGTGTTCACCCCGGAGGGATTGCGGCATCTGGCAGCACAGGTCGGGGCCAGCCAGATCATGCTCGGTACCGATCATCCAATTCCCTGGGAGCAGCATCCGGTCGACCACGTCTTCGCTACAACGTCGCTCACCGACAAGCAGAAGGTGGCCATTCTTGGCGGCAACGCAACGCGCGTGTTTGACTTGAAGGAAACGTGA
- a CDS encoding Bug family tripartite tricarboxylate transporter substrate binding protein yields MRLLHSLVPALALLVSSSANAQSVYPDRPIRMIVPLAAASAVDVAARIVTQKMADNMGQQIVIINQPGASGLIGAEQVARAEPDGYTIGGFNDSIMTMVPNLQSKMRWDILKDFEPVSLVATVEWGLIASNQTSYKTAADLIAAAKAAPGKIDYGSGGPGSPQHLAMAMFASEAGISLTHVPYKGATQAATDVAGGQIPVAFQGLGTVAALVRGHQVKLLGVSTEQRLPQFPDVPTVSESGLPGFLFNSWFAILTPAGTPKDIVDRLHAEVIKALADPEVRRKLEEVGLAARGSSPEELGALTRDQLAKYARVIKEMGIVNE; encoded by the coding sequence ATGCGCTTGCTGCACTCGCTCGTCCCGGCGCTCGCGCTGCTTGTCAGTTCCAGTGCGAATGCGCAGTCGGTCTATCCTGACCGGCCTATCCGGATGATCGTGCCATTGGCGGCGGCGAGCGCGGTCGATGTCGCGGCGCGCATCGTGACGCAGAAGATGGCCGATAACATGGGCCAGCAAATCGTCATCATCAACCAGCCGGGCGCCTCGGGGCTGATTGGTGCAGAGCAGGTCGCAAGGGCGGAGCCGGACGGCTACACGATTGGCGGGTTCAATGACAGCATCATGACCATGGTGCCCAACCTGCAATCCAAAATGCGTTGGGACATCCTGAAGGATTTCGAGCCGGTATCGCTTGTCGCCACGGTGGAGTGGGGGCTGATCGCCAGCAACCAGACCAGCTACAAGACCGCGGCGGATCTGATCGCCGCCGCAAAGGCGGCGCCGGGCAAGATCGACTACGGTTCGGGAGGGCCAGGCAGCCCGCAGCATCTGGCGATGGCGATGTTTGCATCCGAGGCCGGGATATCGCTGACCCATGTGCCCTACAAGGGTGCGACACAGGCTGCGACCGATGTTGCGGGCGGCCAAATCCCCGTTGCCTTTCAGGGGCTGGGGACTGTCGCCGCGCTGGTGCGCGGTCACCAGGTCAAGCTGCTCGGTGTCTCTACCGAGCAAAGGTTGCCACAGTTTCCCGACGTGCCCACTGTTTCGGAATCAGGTCTGCCCGGCTTCCTGTTCAATTCGTGGTTTGCAATCCTGACCCCGGCAGGCACGCCAAAAGACATCGTCGACCGGCTGCACGCGGAAGTTATCAAGGCGCTCGCGGATCCGGAAGTTCGCCGCAAGCTGGAGGAGGTGGGTCTCGCGGCGCGCGGCAGCTCGCCTGAGGAACTGGGCGCCTTGACGCGTGATCAACTCGCCAAATATGCACGCGTGATCAAGGAAATGGGTATTGTTAACGAGTAA
- a CDS encoding Crp/Fnr family transcriptional regulator, whose amino-acid sequence MTVTSVPHDKKVELRSAARSTLSVLRAHPFFCDLEPEALDQLCRYAKHSTLKRGATIFSKGDPGNSLFAVISGTVKISISSADGRSAILNLIGAGEPFGEIAVLDGQVRTADAIANTSCEILAIDRRDFLPFVASHPALSMKIIELLCTRLRWTSDQVEQVILQNLPGRLAGALIRLTEKYKLAPAGRTIAITQQEISEMVGMTRESINKQLRVWAARNWVRLEHGAIVVLDTAPLLALAEAGSAGEGD is encoded by the coding sequence ATGACAGTGACAAGCGTTCCCCACGACAAAAAGGTTGAGCTGCGGTCAGCTGCCCGCAGCACGCTGTCGGTCCTGCGCGCGCATCCGTTTTTTTGCGATCTCGAGCCGGAAGCGCTCGACCAGCTCTGCCGCTACGCCAAGCATTCGACGTTGAAACGGGGAGCCACGATCTTTTCCAAGGGCGATCCCGGCAACAGTTTGTTTGCGGTGATCAGCGGCACGGTGAAGATCAGCATCTCCTCCGCCGACGGCCGCAGCGCGATTTTGAATCTGATCGGCGCCGGCGAGCCTTTCGGTGAAATCGCGGTGCTGGATGGGCAGGTCCGGACAGCCGATGCCATCGCGAATACCAGTTGCGAGATTTTGGCGATCGACCGTCGCGATTTTCTTCCTTTCGTGGCAAGCCATCCGGCGCTCAGCATGAAAATCATCGAGCTGCTTTGCACGCGGCTGCGGTGGACCAGCGACCAGGTCGAACAGGTCATTCTTCAGAATTTGCCGGGCCGGCTTGCCGGTGCGCTCATTCGCCTGACGGAGAAGTACAAGCTCGCGCCGGCCGGCCGAACGATCGCCATTACGCAACAGGAAATCAGCGAAATGGTCGGCATGACCCGCGAAAGCATCAACAAGCAGTTGCGGGTCTGGGCGGCACGAAACTGGGTACGCCTCGAACACGGGGCCATCGTTGTGCTCGATACCGCGCCGCTTCTGGCATTGGCCGAAGCAGGATCGGCGGGCGAGGGCGACTAG
- a CDS encoding cyclase family protein: protein MARKLIDISVPLQNDVPADPPGIHPVIQYNDHQKSLPRMLGFFEGLKAEDLPDGQGWAMETVELSTHNGTHLDAPYHYHPTMNRGERSWTIDEVPLEWCLQPAVKLDFRHFPDGYVATAKDVENELKRIGHTLSPLEIVVVNTSAGAKYGRQDYVNSGCGMGYEATMYLLERGVRLTGIDGWSWDAPFVYTAKKFAETGDASLIWEGHKAGRHIGYCHIEKLHNLELLPSTGFTVSCFPVKIERASAGWTRAVAIIDG, encoded by the coding sequence ATGGCGCGAAAGCTGATCGATATTTCCGTGCCACTGCAAAACGACGTGCCGGCCGATCCGCCGGGCATCCATCCGGTCATTCAGTACAACGACCATCAGAAGAGTCTGCCACGGATGCTGGGCTTCTTCGAAGGCCTGAAGGCGGAAGATCTGCCCGATGGACAGGGCTGGGCGATGGAAACCGTGGAGCTTTCGACCCATAACGGCACGCATCTCGACGCGCCCTATCACTATCACCCAACGATGAATCGTGGCGAGCGGTCATGGACCATCGACGAGGTGCCGCTGGAGTGGTGTCTGCAGCCCGCGGTGAAGCTGGACTTCCGTCATTTTCCCGACGGCTATGTCGCAACTGCCAAGGATGTCGAAAACGAACTCAAGCGCATCGGCCACACGCTGTCGCCGCTCGAGATCGTCGTGGTCAACACCAGCGCCGGCGCCAAATACGGCCGGCAGGATTATGTCAATTCAGGCTGCGGCATGGGCTACGAAGCCACGATGTATCTGCTGGAGCGCGGCGTGCGCCTCACCGGCATCGATGGCTGGAGCTGGGACGCGCCATTTGTCTACACCGCGAAGAAATTCGCCGAGACCGGCGATGCCAGCCTGATCTGGGAAGGCCACAAGGCCGGACGCCACATCGGCTACTGCCACATCGAAAAACTGCACAATCTGGAGCTCTTGCCCTCGACCGGATTCACGGTGTCGTGCTTCCCGGTCAAGATCGAGCGGGCTTCGGCCGGCTGGACCCGGGCCGTTGCAATCATCGATGGATGA
- a CDS encoding HAD-IIIC family phosphatase, which translates to MIVHAISHMRLPADRDISALVEYFAEPRRIPEDCDAMTALLPNTGDPPAMLRDAVERSVMELLSREILTEKTPEEELAAVGAKLASSHGRDPAEIIDRYRRDLKEGAEPYWAVGASYGLDDFSEARKRVDIILFGDCDIQMEADFLRREAARRNVDLRVSATFPDDIRFASEHKHDAVLIGALRARHLVAEDLANGFNPHAAYIAHATELLTKLRELTSAPILIDNLPEPTVQPLGLAERGVKGHRTRFRLTNVALAELANAFSDVYVVDIAAALAAVGSERLLDDGQVGFTHFGSPGWMLQRPESEKAAVHDIFPDTAPLAHAVGGDPYCRETVVAEKHIDTLVTVTGIGRKKCVILDLDGTLWPGVLAETGSPFAWTPQISGAFSFIGLYFGLHEALLCLKKRGFVLACVSKNDEATVRELWKYPDHYPTQRLLKPDDFVTLRINWNNKVDNIRSIAEELGFGLDTFLFIDDSPVERDRVRQRLPEVEVWGEDPFGLRRRLLNDPRLQIPTITAEATARSALVKAQIARQHLRAEIVGEAQYIESLQIQCRIERLTSTSTKLARVEELFQRTTQYNTTGRKFSSSELAALVGNPNALLFAIDVSDRLGDHGMVGAAVIVDHEIVGFAVSCRALGMGIEHTFLRHILDEMKDSSVPLRGRIIPTPRNIPARNLYRDNGFAEAECGLWEFAAPTASHGLSRPSVFTTSVVTPLGSGATA; encoded by the coding sequence TTGATCGTCCATGCGATCAGCCATATGCGCTTGCCAGCCGATCGCGATATCAGCGCGCTTGTGGAATATTTTGCTGAACCCCGGCGCATTCCAGAAGATTGCGATGCCATGACGGCCTTGCTTCCGAATACCGGCGACCCGCCAGCGATGTTGCGCGATGCCGTCGAACGCTCGGTCATGGAATTGCTGTCGCGTGAAATTCTGACCGAGAAGACTCCGGAGGAAGAATTGGCTGCGGTCGGCGCCAAGCTCGCCTCCAGCCATGGACGCGATCCTGCTGAAATTATCGATCGCTATCGCCGCGATTTGAAGGAAGGAGCGGAACCTTATTGGGCCGTCGGCGCTTCCTATGGCCTTGACGATTTCAGCGAAGCCCGCAAACGCGTCGACATCATTCTGTTCGGCGATTGCGACATCCAGATGGAAGCTGATTTTCTGCGCCGGGAGGCGGCGCGCCGAAACGTCGATTTGCGTGTATCGGCGACGTTCCCCGACGACATTCGTTTTGCAAGCGAGCACAAGCACGACGCCGTGTTGATCGGCGCGTTGCGGGCTCGACATCTTGTCGCCGAAGACCTCGCCAACGGCTTTAATCCTCATGCCGCCTACATTGCTCATGCCACCGAGCTTCTAACCAAGCTCCGCGAGCTGACATCCGCCCCCATCCTGATCGATAATCTGCCTGAACCGACAGTGCAGCCGCTGGGACTTGCAGAACGAGGCGTGAAGGGACACCGTACCCGGTTCCGGCTGACGAATGTTGCCCTTGCCGAACTCGCGAACGCCTTTTCTGACGTTTACGTGGTCGACATAGCCGCCGCTCTGGCCGCGGTGGGCTCTGAAAGGCTGCTCGACGATGGACAGGTGGGATTCACCCATTTCGGTTCGCCGGGGTGGATGCTGCAGCGGCCGGAAAGTGAAAAGGCTGCCGTCCACGATATCTTCCCGGATACAGCTCCGCTGGCCCACGCCGTTGGTGGTGACCCTTACTGCCGTGAGACGGTTGTAGCGGAGAAGCATATCGATACACTGGTCACCGTAACGGGAATCGGGCGCAAGAAATGCGTTATTCTGGATCTTGATGGCACCTTGTGGCCGGGTGTGCTTGCAGAAACCGGCAGTCCATTTGCATGGACGCCGCAAATCAGCGGCGCGTTCTCCTTTATCGGGCTCTATTTCGGCCTGCATGAAGCGCTGCTGTGTCTCAAGAAGCGCGGCTTCGTGCTCGCCTGCGTCAGCAAGAACGACGAGGCGACTGTGCGCGAGTTATGGAAATATCCTGACCATTACCCGACACAGCGATTGCTCAAGCCTGATGACTTCGTGACATTACGCATCAACTGGAACAATAAGGTCGACAATATCCGCTCGATAGCGGAGGAATTGGGCTTCGGGCTCGACACATTCCTGTTCATCGACGACAGTCCCGTTGAACGCGACCGCGTCCGGCAGCGATTGCCGGAGGTGGAGGTCTGGGGTGAGGATCCCTTCGGCCTGCGCAGGCGTCTGCTCAACGATCCGCGTTTACAGATACCGACCATTACCGCGGAGGCGACGGCGCGCAGCGCGCTGGTCAAGGCGCAGATCGCAAGGCAGCATCTGCGAGCCGAAATTGTCGGAGAGGCGCAATATATCGAATCGCTTCAGATTCAATGCCGGATCGAACGCCTGACCTCGACCTCAACGAAATTGGCAAGGGTCGAAGAACTGTTTCAGCGCACGACTCAGTACAATACAACAGGCAGAAAATTCTCCTCGAGCGAATTGGCCGCGCTGGTCGGAAACCCGAACGCGCTGCTCTTTGCGATCGACGTGTCGGACCGCTTGGGAGACCACGGGATGGTAGGCGCCGCCGTCATTGTCGACCACGAGATCGTCGGGTTCGCGGTCAGTTGCCGCGCGCTGGGAATGGGCATCGAGCATACCTTCCTGCGCCATATTCTGGATGAAATGAAGGATTCATCGGTCCCCCTGCGCGGGCGAATAATCCCAACACCGCGCAACATCCCCGCACGTAATCTCTACCGTGACAATGGTTTCGCGGAAGCAGAATGCGGACTTTGGGAATTCGCAGCACCGACGGCCAGCCATGGCTTGTCGAGGCCGTCAGTTTTCACAACGTCTGTGGTAACACCTCTCGGATCTGGCGCGACAGCCTGA
- a CDS encoding 2OG-Fe(II) oxygenase, whose protein sequence is MTNQSAAGNHIVLGERAPWFSAQLIPGGSFDLQASAGRWVVLSFFGSPANPRANAEFAKLLSQADLFKEDHLIVGCVFTEPPEDIAKLAEISSSALFFLADYDGAISRSYGALEMPRTIVLDPMLRAVADIAWDFPQGHAEAVGGVLRNLPAVDDSAGVPMSAPALILPRVFSFELCDFLIQFYEQQGGEDSGFQFDIAGKTTTLSDWRLKRRSDVILAVPEIRDLIRNQIVRRLLPEIERYFQFQVTRMDRYIVACYDSEVGGHFHRHRDNLNAGAQHRRFAVSINLNSDFDGCDLMFPEFGRKVYRPPDGGALVFSCGALHQVTKITRGKRYAFLAFLYGEEDAQKREANNSRLHIGERQYLGDQDRLFPEDAELHQMTHVA, encoded by the coding sequence ATGACAAATCAATCCGCAGCCGGAAATCATATCGTTTTGGGCGAACGCGCGCCGTGGTTCAGTGCGCAGCTGATCCCGGGCGGGTCGTTCGACCTGCAGGCGAGCGCCGGACGCTGGGTCGTACTGAGCTTCTTCGGGTCACCCGCAAATCCGCGAGCAAACGCGGAGTTCGCCAAGCTGCTGAGCCAGGCCGATCTCTTCAAGGAAGATCACCTGATCGTGGGCTGCGTATTCACCGAGCCGCCTGAAGATATCGCAAAACTCGCCGAAATCAGCAGCAGTGCGCTGTTCTTTCTCGCCGACTACGATGGCGCAATAAGCCGATCATACGGGGCGCTCGAGATGCCCCGCACCATCGTGCTTGACCCGATGTTGCGGGCGGTCGCCGATATTGCATGGGATTTCCCGCAAGGGCACGCCGAAGCCGTAGGCGGCGTTCTGCGCAATCTTCCAGCGGTGGACGACTCCGCAGGGGTTCCGATGTCCGCACCGGCGCTGATCCTGCCACGCGTCTTCAGTTTCGAACTTTGCGATTTTCTGATCCAGTTCTACGAACAGCAAGGTGGCGAGGACTCCGGCTTTCAATTCGACATTGCCGGCAAGACCACGACACTGTCGGATTGGAGGCTCAAGCGTCGCAGCGATGTCATCCTGGCAGTGCCCGAAATTCGCGATCTCATACGCAACCAGATCGTGCGCCGACTGCTTCCCGAGATAGAGCGATATTTTCAGTTTCAGGTTACGCGAATGGACCGTTACATCGTCGCTTGCTACGACAGCGAGGTCGGCGGCCATTTCCACCGCCATCGCGACAACCTCAATGCCGGGGCGCAACATCGGCGCTTCGCCGTCTCGATCAATCTTAACAGCGACTTCGACGGGTGCGATCTGATGTTTCCGGAGTTTGGCCGCAAGGTCTACCGGCCGCCGGATGGCGGTGCCCTCGTGTTTTCATGCGGCGCGCTTCATCAGGTGACGAAGATCACTCGCGGGAAACGTTACGCGTTCCTGGCGTTCCTCTACGGAGAGGAAGACGCGCAGAAACGTGAAGCCAATAATTCAAGGCTGCATATCGGCGAGAGACAATACCTTGGGGATCAGGACCGCTTGTTCCCGGAGGACGCCGAGTTGCACCAAATGACACACGTTGCGTAG
- a CDS encoding Bug family tripartite tricarboxylate transporter substrate binding protein: MSDKQPTRPSRRAVLRATGLLMSAAATSSLRSTAAKAAGYPDHTIKIIVPFAYSGPTDIMARILSTHLGDAIGASVIVENKPGAGGNIGIGFSAHAEPDGYTLLLTSSAYVVNPGLYAKIPYDPYKDFAPIAELGTSPNVILVDPKLGINSIAELIARAKAHPDELNYASPGVGTTPHLSAELFKIVAGVQITHVPFSGAGPAIQAILGGTTQVAFAALPPAHPHIESGALKALAVTGAHRWFDLPEVPTMVELGYKDFISDTFQGFLAPAKTPPAAVELLAAKSIEILKRPVITEQLQNNGFEVIANGPDGMRKRIDDEVPKWRDIVAKAGIKPV, translated from the coding sequence ATGTCAGATAAGCAACCCACGCGTCCATCGCGCCGCGCGGTTCTGCGCGCCACCGGCCTTTTGATGAGTGCGGCTGCGACATCCAGCCTTCGGTCAACGGCAGCAAAGGCCGCGGGCTATCCTGACCACACCATCAAGATCATCGTGCCCTTTGCCTATTCCGGCCCGACCGATATCATGGCGCGCATCCTCTCGACTCATCTCGGAGATGCCATCGGCGCCTCCGTGATCGTCGAGAACAAGCCGGGTGCCGGCGGCAATATCGGGATCGGCTTTTCGGCACATGCCGAGCCGGACGGCTATACGCTGCTGCTCACATCGAGCGCCTATGTCGTCAATCCCGGTCTCTATGCCAAAATCCCCTATGACCCTTACAAGGATTTCGCGCCGATTGCCGAACTCGGAACCTCACCAAATGTCATTCTGGTCGATCCGAAGCTTGGCATAAACTCCATCGCGGAGCTGATCGCACGGGCCAAGGCCCATCCCGACGAGCTCAATTATGCGAGCCCGGGTGTCGGAACGACGCCGCATCTGTCCGCCGAATTATTCAAGATCGTCGCCGGCGTCCAGATCACGCATGTGCCGTTTTCCGGCGCGGGCCCGGCGATCCAGGCGATCCTCGGCGGCACCACGCAGGTCGCGTTCGCCGCATTGCCGCCGGCGCATCCGCATATCGAATCCGGCGCCTTGAAGGCGCTTGCCGTCACCGGCGCCCATCGCTGGTTCGATTTGCCTGAAGTGCCGACCATGGTCGAACTTGGCTACAAGGATTTTATTTCCGATACCTTCCAGGGCTTTCTGGCACCGGCGAAGACCCCGCCTGCCGCAGTCGAATTGCTCGCAGCCAAATCGATCGAGATTCTCAAGCGCCCCGTCATCACCGAGCAATTGCAGAACAATGGTTTCGAGGTCATCGCCAATGGACCCGATGGCATGCGAAAGCGCATCGACGACGAGGTGCCGAAATGGCGCGACATCGTCGCCAAAGCCGGCATCAAGCCTGTCTGA
- a CDS encoding cyclase family protein → MKIVDLSRDLYLRTPSYPGHPPTFQAIWKTHEESFTESGNVHGLASMFVSMSDHAGTHIDAPRHFGRSGIPIDQYPLEKCIVPGICLDLRHIAPRAEITSSDLAAAVKKAGVAVPKGGTVLLCTGHHERTFPRKEYSTDNSGVNVEATEWLAKQGVVHFGIDSMRPGPDGKVNSLVHKACLDLDITHIESLCNLEALLGKGQFTFIGLPMKFRDGTASPIRAVAVFDM, encoded by the coding sequence GTGAAGATTGTCGATCTCAGTCGAGACCTCTACCTACGCACCCCCAGCTATCCCGGCCATCCTCCCACGTTCCAGGCGATCTGGAAGACCCACGAGGAGTCGTTTACCGAGTCCGGCAATGTGCATGGGCTCGCCTCGATGTTCGTCTCGATGTCTGATCACGCCGGCACCCATATCGACGCACCCCGGCATTTCGGCAGGAGCGGCATCCCGATCGACCAATACCCGCTGGAGAAGTGCATTGTGCCGGGGATCTGCCTTGACCTGCGCCACATCGCGCCACGCGCCGAGATCACATCTTCCGATCTGGCGGCGGCGGTGAAGAAGGCAGGCGTTGCCGTGCCGAAGGGCGGCACCGTCCTGCTCTGTACCGGTCATCACGAACGGACCTTTCCGCGCAAGGAATATTCGACCGACAATTCCGGGGTGAATGTCGAGGCCACCGAATGGCTGGCGAAGCAAGGCGTTGTGCATTTCGGCATCGACTCGATGCGGCCGGGCCCCGATGGCAAGGTCAATTCCCTCGTTCACAAGGCCTGCCTCGACCTCGACATCACCCACATCGAAAGCCTGTGCAATCTGGAAGCATTGCTCGGCAAGGGCCAGTTCACCTTCATCGGTCTGCCGATGAAATTCCGCGATGGCACCGCGTCGCCGATCCGCGCCGTGGCCGTGTTCGACATGTAG
- the lpxD gene encoding UDP-3-O-(3-hydroxymyristoyl)glucosamine N-acyltransferase, whose product MGKRGFFERPSGLTIAQIVSLTGAEARDATRPEHLIKDVAPLELAGPADLTFIDSNKYADDLATTRAGACLMPERFEGRAPDNLIVLRTSEPYRAFVAVHSALYPQSLRPASLFEGNDIAPGATIHPTARLESEVTVDPGVVIGPRAQIGAGTIIAANAVIGPNVSIGRDCVIGAGASIMHALIGDRVVIHPGCRIGQDGFGYITGAKPLKVPQTGRVIIQNDVEIGAATTIDRGGIRDTVIGEASKIDNQCQIGHNVVLGRYCIVVAQSGLSGSVTLEDYAALGGSVGLAPHVTIGRGAQVAARSGVMNDVPAGEIWGGYPAKPRKQWMRQEAALARLIAAGGKAAGPAKPSEGS is encoded by the coding sequence ATGGGCAAACGAGGATTCTTTGAACGCCCTTCGGGTTTGACAATTGCCCAGATCGTTTCGCTGACGGGTGCTGAAGCCCGTGACGCGACGCGGCCTGAGCACCTGATCAAGGACGTCGCCCCGCTCGAACTCGCCGGGCCGGCGGATCTCACCTTCATCGACAGCAATAAATACGCCGATGATCTGGCGACGACGCGCGCCGGAGCCTGCCTGATGCCGGAGCGTTTTGAGGGGCGGGCGCCCGACAATCTCATCGTGCTGCGCACATCGGAGCCTTACCGCGCGTTCGTCGCCGTGCACAGCGCGCTATATCCTCAGTCGCTGCGCCCGGCCTCGCTGTTCGAGGGCAATGATATTGCGCCGGGCGCGACCATCCATCCCACGGCGCGGCTGGAGAGCGAGGTAACCGTCGACCCGGGCGTCGTGATCGGACCTCGCGCCCAGATTGGCGCAGGAACCATTATCGCCGCGAACGCCGTGATCGGGCCCAATGTGTCGATCGGCCGCGATTGCGTGATCGGCGCCGGAGCATCCATCATGCACGCGCTGATCGGCGATCGCGTGGTGATCCATCCCGGCTGCCGCATCGGGCAGGACGGCTTCGGTTACATCACAGGCGCCAAGCCGCTGAAGGTTCCGCAAACCGGCCGCGTGATCATCCAGAACGACGTCGAGATCGGGGCGGCGACCACGATCGACCGTGGCGGCATCAGAGACACCGTGATCGGAGAGGCATCAAAGATCGATAACCAATGTCAGATCGGACACAACGTCGTCCTGGGCCGCTATTGCATCGTCGTTGCGCAGTCGGGACTGAGCGGCAGCGTGACGCTCGAGGATTATGCCGCCCTTGGCGGCTCGGTCGGCCTTGCGCCGCACGTCACGATCGGCAGGGGCGCACAGGTCGCCGCGCGCTCGGGCGTTATGAACGACGTTCCCGCAGGAGAAATCTGGGGTGGCTATCCGGCGAAGCCCAGAAAACAATGGATGCGGCAGGAAGCGGCGCTGGCCCGTCTTATCGCGGCCGGCGGTAAAGCTGCGGGGCCGGCCAAGCCTTCCGAGGGGAGTTGA